The Planktothrix agardhii NIES-204 genomic interval ATATTTTACCAAAAACAGTTATTTTGGAATTAGTCAAACTCGCCCAAGAAATAGAAACCTTTTATCATGGTTTACCCCAAGATATTGAGTGGTGTTGGGATGGGGTAAAAGTCTGGATTTTGCAAACTCGTCCCATTACCAATTTACACCCCATTTGGACGCGAACCATTGCCGCAGAAGTGATTCCTGGGGTAATTCCCCCCCTAACTTGGTCAATTAATCGCCCCTTAACCTGCGGGGTTTGGGGAGAAATATTTACCTTAGTTTTAGGGAAAAAAGTAGCAAAATTAGACTTTAATCAAACCGCTACATTATTCGGTTCTCACGCCTATTTTAACGCTACTTTATTAGGGGAAATCTTTACCTTAATGGGACTACCAGAACAGGGGTTAGAGTTTTTAGTCCGAGGACAAAAAATGGGAAAACCTCCAATTGGTAAACTCTTACCTTCCTTAGCAGGTTTATGGCGATTAATTCAACGAGAACGACATTTAGATCAGGATTTTCAAGAGGATTTAGAACAGCTATTTTTACCAATATTGCAACAATTAGAGGCGGAATTGTCCCTAGAATCCCTAACTTTAACCCAACTTTTAGAACGGTGTGAAACCATTCAAACTATATTAAAATCAGCCACTTTTTATAATATAATAGCCCCGATTGGGTTAGCAATTCGACGAACATTATTTAAAGTATCTGATAGCTGGATACCAACCCAAACCGCCCCAGAAATTGCCTCAATAGAAGCATTACAAACGATTGCCAATAACATCAGAGAAACCTTCAAAGAACCCGAACAAATAACCCATGAATCCTTTAATCAAATTTTAGCTAAAAATCAACAATTTGAAACTTGGTTACAAACCTACGGCTATTTAAGTGAAGTCGGAACCGATATTTCTGTTCCTAATTGGTTAGAACAACCAGAGATATTAAAAGAAATGCTCTTTAAAATCGTTAAAAATCCTAACTACCGCATAGAAAATTTAACGGTTTCCAACTTAACCCGATGGGAAAGATGGCGGCAAAAACAATGTTATCAACGCACCCTAACAAAAAGCCAAATCGCTGAAATTTACGGTAAACTTTTAGCTCATTTACGATGGACAATATTAGCCATAGAATCCCAAGCAATAACCCAGGGAGTATTAGAAAATGCTGGAGATATTTTCTATTTAGAATGGGATGAAATTAAAGATTGGATAAAATCAGATATTGCCACGGATTTTGTCTCTAAAATTAGTCAACGGAGGCAAATTTTCCTAGAAGATAGCGATCGCACTGTTCCGGCTATTATCTATGGTAATATATTACCGAAACCTCGATCAAAAACCATACAAAATCCGGCTTTTTTACAAGGTATTCCTGCTAGTATTGGCTGTGTAGAAGGAACCGTTAAAATCTGCCGGAGTCTAACCAATATTATTGATCAAACTGAGAATATGATTCTCGTAGTTCCCTATACCGATGCGGGATGGTCGCCAATTCTCTTAACAGCAAAAGCGATTATTTCTGAAGTCGGTGGACAACTTTCTCACGGCGCAATTATCGCCAGGGAATATGGCATCCCGGCGGTGATGAATATTCAATGCGCTACTACCTATTTAAAAGACGGTCAACGGGTGCGGGTTGATGGTTATCAAGGGACTGTTGAGATTTTGGAGAGTAAAGAATAGGGAATAATGAATCGAGAATCTAGTATTAAATATATTGACATGATGAAGAACTTAAAGCTATAATCAAACTATTCCATCATAATGTTAATTAAATATAACTTATACTTGTCTATAAAAATATTATTTAATTTATGGCATCTATCACGAATTCAAGTTTGGAAGAAAAAATCCATAATTTAGCACAAAAATCTTCCGAAGCTCTACTAAAACAAATCAACTTTCGTTTAGAAGAAATGAAAGTTGATGACACCTCTCATTTTCTAATCTATAGAGTTTTGGGCATCACTGAGCAAGAAGGAAGATTAATAGATATTTATCAAAACAAAGGTCGTTTTTTATATAAATATGCAGGTTCATTTTTAGAGAAGGCTACTCAATTATCTTTCCTAGAAAAATACCCTGATTCAAAATCAGTCAAAATTACTAATACTCTGGGTTCAAGACCGAAAACATTTGAAATTGATTGTTTAGAAGGAA includes:
- a CDS encoding putative phosphoenolpyruvate synthase, translated to MSFWVIVLLLAGSFSLGTLPLTGWVVRLLSGKKLSELGTGNISVSAAFYQGGKQAGIIAVILEIARGIIPVITAKILFPNAPVWQLVSLILLVAGRYFVAKGGGVTNATWGILVYSPIIAISSGITGLFIWRFSYLLLPISKYSSRLWASRLGCLSGPFWVWFWHQTPESPPLSPGELVAVMGLSIELVMINLAQKDDLGLYMKQQFFALENKLNIKQCGEKATRLSELKRAGFKVTLGWILPAINRLEDVNISCKKEIDPINFPLIVRSSAVGEDSNYASAAGQYQTIGPVYSASELHEAIIQCRQSYWTPEAISYRQNQQLPDMGIAVLIQPYLVSEVAGVIFTRNPLDGGSQIIIEALPGGAESVVGGQFTPIHLEIEINTSIDDLELPDILPKTVILELVKLAQEIETFYHGLPQDIEWCWDGVKVWILQTRPITNLHPIWTRTIAAEVIPGVIPPLTWSINRPLTCGVWGEIFTLVLGKKVAKLDFNQTATLFGSHAYFNATLLGEIFTLMGLPEQGLEFLVRGQKMGKPPIGKLLPSLAGLWRLIQRERHLDQDFQEDLEQLFLPILQQLEAELSLESLTLTQLLERCETIQTILKSATFYNIIAPIGLAIRRTLFKVSDSWIPTQTAPEIASIEALQTIANNIRETFKEPEQITHESFNQILAKNQQFETWLQTYGYLSEVGTDISVPNWLEQPEILKEMLFKIVKNPNYRIENLTVSNLTRWERWRQKQCYQRTLTKSQIAEIYGKLLAHLRWTILAIESQAITQGVLENAGDIFYLEWDEIKDWIKSDIATDFVSKISQRRQIFLEDSDRTVPAIIYGNILPKPRSKTIQNPAFLQGIPASIGCVEGTVKICRSLTNIIDQTENMILVVPYTDAGWSPILLTAKAIISEVGGQLSHGAIIAREYGIPAVMNIQCATTYLKDGQRVRVDGYQGTVEILESKE